Proteins encoded in a region of the Lujinxingia vulgaris genome:
- a CDS encoding DUF2804 domain-containing protein, protein MVESQHDEAPGKVPNAMVDRLGSARIGTYRGELPAVQLHRLRGAEALEGAAAKVRRKRWQYSAICTDEVFVAQAIVHAGYAAHTFMYAVDLLEERPVLRFGGLGVPGLQVEVGDCPGVGLAAHYRRPGAHLFTRREPRGMPYEVGATLGTWAAPAFGKTDLLAELHTEQAAPALTVISPVPDPGRINVTQKWTALPVKGHFKVGSRSYDLDGGLGALDYTQGYLGRQTAWRWAMGMGRLPDGRRVGLNLVEGFNDTHPTANENALWVGRELIGLGRARFTFEKEHPERPWEVTTGCGRVRLHFRSIFVHREVRNLGPIRSYFLQPAGIFEGEIKVGGTTYPVRLVGVTEDQDIWW, encoded by the coding sequence ATGGTGGAGTCACAACACGACGAGGCGCCCGGGAAGGTGCCCAACGCGATGGTGGATCGCCTGGGGAGCGCGCGCATCGGCACCTACCGCGGGGAGCTGCCGGCGGTGCAGCTTCATCGCCTGCGCGGCGCCGAAGCGCTGGAGGGGGCGGCGGCGAAGGTGCGGCGAAAACGCTGGCAGTACAGCGCCATCTGCACCGACGAGGTGTTTGTGGCCCAGGCGATCGTGCACGCCGGTTACGCCGCCCACACCTTCATGTACGCCGTCGATCTGCTGGAGGAGCGCCCGGTGCTGCGTTTCGGCGGGCTGGGCGTGCCGGGGTTGCAGGTGGAGGTCGGCGACTGCCCGGGCGTCGGCCTTGCCGCCCATTACCGGCGTCCCGGCGCGCACCTGTTTACGCGTCGCGAGCCCCGCGGGATGCCCTATGAGGTGGGGGCGACGCTGGGCACTTGGGCTGCGCCGGCCTTCGGGAAGACCGATCTTTTGGCCGAGCTGCACACCGAGCAGGCCGCCCCGGCGCTCACCGTGATCTCGCCAGTTCCCGATCCGGGCCGCATCAACGTCACGCAGAAATGGACCGCGCTGCCGGTCAAAGGCCACTTCAAGGTGGGCTCGCGCTCCTATGATCTCGACGGGGGGCTGGGCGCGCTGGATTACACCCAGGGGTATCTGGGCCGCCAGACGGCCTGGCGCTGGGCGATGGGCATGGGGCGCCTGCCTGACGGGCGCCGCGTGGGGCTCAACCTGGTTGAGGGGTTTAACGACACCCACCCCACCGCCAACGAAAACGCGCTCTGGGTGGGCCGGGAGCTCATCGGGCTCGGGCGCGCGCGTTTCACCTTTGAGAAAGAGCATCCCGAGCGACCCTGGGAGGTAACAACAGGCTGTGGGCGCGTCCGGCTGCACTTTCGATCGATCTTCGTGCACCGCGAGGTGCGCAATCTGGGGCCCATCCGCAGCTACTTTTTGCAGCCCGCCGGCATCTTTGAGGGGGAGATCAAAGTGGGGGGCACCACCTACCCGGTACGCCTGGTGGGCGTGACCGAAGATCAGGATATCTGGTGGTGA
- a CDS encoding PPC domain-containing DNA-binding protein, producing MIFRVSASQQKLVGRVDDGEELVTELTRICRSNGVAAAELRAVGQFSEIELAAFDPRRGEYVKVVEGEGYFELVSLNGNVSTLGDEVVLRLDAVFNALGPAGPQLVAGQLRRAKALSAEFVVDVFGDLRMKRRLDTASGRLELETIEQIERPSERKEPAAASSASAAPSAPAASEPAASAGGTPGLSWADAIAEADSTETRREQARKGRPAPKKPARAASFDDDLDGPMLKAGDILDHPKLGRCRVMKVEDEDYCHIRLPRGKIRKMMMEVLDIRFVGEEDGRNVFEARVRR from the coding sequence GTGATTTTTCGAGTTTCAGCAAGCCAGCAGAAGCTGGTGGGGCGAGTGGATGATGGCGAGGAGCTGGTGACGGAGCTCACGCGGATTTGCCGGAGTAATGGGGTGGCTGCGGCGGAACTACGCGCCGTCGGGCAGTTCTCCGAGATCGAGCTCGCCGCCTTCGATCCTCGCCGCGGGGAGTACGTCAAAGTGGTGGAGGGGGAGGGGTATTTTGAGCTGGTGAGCCTCAACGGCAACGTCTCCACCCTGGGCGATGAGGTGGTGCTGCGCCTCGACGCGGTGTTCAACGCGCTGGGGCCGGCCGGCCCGCAGCTTGTGGCCGGGCAACTGCGCCGGGCCAAAGCGCTGAGCGCGGAGTTTGTGGTCGATGTTTTTGGCGATCTGCGCATGAAGCGTCGCCTGGACACCGCCAGCGGGCGCCTGGAGTTGGAGACGATCGAGCAGATCGAGCGCCCCTCGGAGCGCAAAGAGCCGGCTGCGGCGTCGAGTGCGAGCGCCGCACCGAGCGCGCCGGCGGCCAGCGAGCCGGCCGCCTCGGCCGGCGGCACCCCGGGCCTCTCCTGGGCCGACGCCATCGCCGAGGCCGACTCCACCGAGACGCGTCGCGAGCAGGCCCGCAAGGGGCGCCCCGCGCCCAAGAAGCCCGCCCGAGCCGCGAGTTTTGACGACGATCTGGACGGACCGATGCTGAAAGCCGGCGACATCCTCGATCACCCCAAACTCGGGCGCTGCCGGGTGATGAAGGTCGAAGACGAGGACTACTGCCACATTCGTCTGCCCCGCGGGAAAATCCGCAAGATGATGATGGAGGTCCTCGACATCCGCTTTGTTGGCGAGGAAGACGGCCGCAACGTCTTTGAAGCGCGAGTGCGAAGATGA
- a CDS encoding NUDIX hydrolase, with product MSSRFAPERVRQRLGELGWEPAVHFDRVPGLEGRPLREAAVLAPLCQVGQELHLVFTERPDSMRQHSGEVSFPGGRRDPGDDRLRDTALREAHEEIGLLPGDVQLYGSLVRMPTISGYEVTTFVGEFAHPYELVANPAEIEEMFMVPLGHLADPAFQRVEKRSWDGVSYDLHFYEFEGHTIWGATGYMVSVLLDFLAGRRLDEGRWTAK from the coding sequence ATGAGCTCGCGCTTTGCGCCAGAGCGGGTGCGCCAGCGCCTGGGGGAGCTGGGCTGGGAGCCGGCGGTGCATTTTGATCGCGTGCCCGGCCTGGAGGGCCGGCCGCTGCGCGAGGCCGCTGTGCTCGCGCCGCTCTGCCAGGTGGGCCAGGAGTTGCACCTGGTGTTTACCGAGCGCCCCGACTCGATGCGTCAGCACTCCGGGGAGGTGAGCTTCCCGGGGGGCCGCCGCGATCCGGGCGATGATCGGTTGCGGGATACGGCGCTGCGCGAGGCTCATGAGGAGATCGGGCTTCTGCCGGGCGATGTGCAGCTTTATGGATCGCTTGTGCGCATGCCCACGATCAGCGGCTATGAGGTCACGACCTTTGTGGGGGAGTTCGCACACCCTTATGAGCTGGTGGCCAACCCGGCCGAGATCGAAGAGATGTTCATGGTGCCGCTCGGGCATCTGGCCGACCCGGCCTTTCAGCGCGTGGAGAAACGCAGCTGGGACGGGGTCTCTTACGATCTGCATTTTTATGAGTTTGAGGGCCACACCATCTGGGGGGCGACCGGGTATATGGTGAGCGTGCTCCTTGATTTTCTGGCCGGTCGCCGCCTCGATGAGGGGCGGTGGACGGCAAAGTGA
- the coaBC gene encoding bifunctional phosphopantothenoylcysteine decarboxylase/phosphopantothenate--cysteine ligase CoaBC, translated as MALKVVLGVSGGIAAYKACELVRALIKRGDEVRVVMTRNAQEFVTPLTFQALTQQPVGVATFDAGYEAQIGHIELARWADVVLVAPATANTIAKMARGMADDLLTTVLLATRAPVVVAPAMNTQMYLHPRVQANLETLRQTERHLVIEPDAGELACGEVGAGRLPDPPVILAELDRALSPQLLKGKRVLLSAGPTREAIDAARFLSNPSSGKMGYALAAAARSLGAEVTLVSGPTALEAPYGVTRVDVVSAVQMHGEVMARASEVDVAMMVAAVADWRPSHPSDKKMPKGQMSPTLELERNPDILAELGERFGEGSETEEGARRPLVVGFAAESHDVIERARAKRARKGAHAIVANVIGGPASTFGAESATVHLLVGDEEPRTFSGTKPEVARALWEALARRLQS; from the coding sequence GTGGCGTTGAAGGTGGTGCTGGGCGTAAGCGGCGGGATCGCGGCCTATAAGGCCTGTGAGCTTGTGCGGGCGTTGATCAAACGCGGCGATGAGGTGCGCGTGGTGATGACGCGCAACGCGCAGGAGTTTGTGACCCCGCTGACCTTTCAGGCGCTCACGCAGCAGCCGGTGGGCGTCGCGACCTTTGATGCCGGGTATGAGGCGCAGATCGGCCATATTGAGCTCGCGCGCTGGGCCGATGTGGTGCTGGTGGCGCCGGCCACGGCCAACACCATCGCGAAGATGGCCCGGGGCATGGCCGACGATCTTCTGACGACGGTGCTGCTCGCCACGCGCGCGCCGGTGGTGGTGGCGCCGGCAATGAACACCCAGATGTACCTGCACCCCCGGGTGCAGGCGAACCTGGAGACCCTGCGCCAGACGGAGCGCCACCTGGTCATCGAGCCGGACGCCGGCGAGCTGGCGTGTGGGGAGGTGGGCGCCGGCAGGCTGCCGGATCCGCCGGTGATTTTAGCGGAGCTCGATCGGGCGCTCTCCCCGCAGCTGCTCAAGGGAAAGCGCGTGCTCTTGAGCGCCGGGCCGACCCGCGAGGCGATCGACGCGGCGCGTTTTTTGTCGAACCCCTCCAGCGGCAAGATGGGCTATGCGCTGGCGGCGGCCGCGCGCAGCCTGGGCGCCGAGGTCACCCTGGTCAGCGGCCCCACCGCGCTTGAGGCGCCTTACGGGGTGACGCGGGTCGATGTGGTGAGCGCGGTGCAGATGCACGGTGAAGTGATGGCGCGCGCCTCCGAGGTGGATGTGGCGATGATGGTGGCAGCGGTTGCCGACTGGCGGCCGTCCCACCCGAGTGACAAAAAGATGCCCAAGGGGCAAATGTCCCCCACGCTTGAGCTTGAGCGCAATCCCGACATCCTGGCCGAGCTTGGTGAGCGTTTTGGCGAGGGCAGTGAGACCGAAGAGGGTGCGCGCCGACCGCTGGTGGTGGGCTTTGCCGCCGAGAGCCACGATGTGATCGAGCGGGCTCGCGCCAAGCGCGCCCGCAAGGGCGCGCACGCCATTGTGGCCAACGTCATCGGTGGGCCTGCGAGCACCTTCGGGGCCGAGAGCGCCACGGTGCATCTGCTGGTGGGGGACGAGGAGCCGCGCACTTTCAGCGGCACCAAGCCCGAGGTGGCCCGCGCGCTGTGGGAGGCGCTCGCCAGGCGGCTTCAAAGCTGA
- a CDS encoding uracil-DNA glycosylase family protein: MTKRAYVKALVGDLRRYLQWQQAQGVIGSSPASEADRAAFEAFKEARQERQLAKMRANLGSGSSSAGASRAPERAPSHPGSAAASRPVGSERPGGSERPAPASQAPSPPQRPSFKEPSAPAQPQVAPTSQNASDAGAPIWAQLGARTRPTFSGGGGGAAGPDRSPKSPSNASRGEDRRSSPGGAGPSTNTSSKPAPSSSAQKSPPVSLNDEPPPYDDYDGPMYDEALSYEDYSHEELLSSPPPSSAPHKSAAPGPAAQKSAAQKSAASMTPAEKMDFLQKYLGDCRRCGLCESRTQIVFGQGSPTARLMFIGDAPDGDDDRAGRPFAGASGDLLSGMIKAMGLSREQVYIANVVKCRPAGDRRPQAGEVSECLPFLKKQIKVVQPDVIVALGGFATLALLGQAARRPEVRGSWQSFEGIALLPTFHPDDLLRDTSKKRPAWEDLQKVMKRLG; the protein is encoded by the coding sequence ATGACGAAACGAGCGTATGTCAAAGCCCTGGTCGGGGATCTTCGCCGCTACCTGCAATGGCAGCAGGCCCAGGGTGTGATCGGGTCGAGCCCGGCCTCGGAGGCCGATCGCGCCGCGTTTGAGGCTTTTAAAGAGGCCCGCCAGGAGCGCCAGCTGGCGAAGATGCGCGCAAACCTGGGCTCGGGCTCGTCGTCGGCGGGCGCATCGCGCGCGCCGGAGCGCGCGCCCTCCCACCCGGGCTCGGCAGCGGCTTCGCGACCTGTCGGTTCTGAGCGACCCGGGGGCTCTGAGCGACCGGCGCCCGCGTCGCAAGCTCCCTCGCCGCCTCAGCGGCCTTCGTTCAAGGAGCCCTCGGCGCCCGCGCAGCCACAGGTGGCACCCACCTCCCAGAATGCTTCCGACGCCGGCGCTCCGATCTGGGCGCAGCTCGGCGCCCGCACCAGGCCCACCTTCAGTGGCGGCGGTGGCGGCGCGGCCGGCCCCGACCGCAGCCCGAAGTCCCCCTCCAACGCCTCGCGCGGCGAGGATCGCCGCAGCTCGCCAGGGGGGGCAGGCCCCTCGACGAACACGTCATCAAAGCCGGCCCCGTCGTCTTCTGCCCAAAAATCGCCGCCGGTCTCCCTCAACGACGAGCCGCCCCCCTACGACGACTACGACGGCCCGATGTACGACGAGGCGCTGAGCTACGAGGACTACTCCCACGAGGAGCTGCTCTCCTCGCCGCCTCCTTCGAGCGCCCCACATAAGTCCGCCGCCCCCGGGCCGGCCGCGCAGAAGTCGGCCGCGCAGAAGTCGGCCGCGTCGATGACGCCCGCCGAAAAGATGGATTTTCTGCAAAAGTACCTGGGCGACTGCCGCCGCTGCGGGCTCTGTGAGTCCCGCACGCAGATCGTGTTCGGACAGGGCAGCCCCACCGCGCGCCTGATGTTTATCGGTGACGCGCCCGACGGCGACGACGACCGCGCCGGCCGCCCCTTCGCCGGCGCTTCCGGCGATCTTTTGAGCGGCATGATCAAGGCGATGGGGCTCTCGCGTGAGCAGGTCTACATCGCCAACGTCGTCAAATGCCGCCCCGCAGGCGACCGCCGGCCGCAGGCCGGCGAGGTGAGCGAGTGCCTGCCCTTCTTGAAGAAGCAGATCAAGGTGGTGCAGCCCGACGTCATCGTGGCGCTGGGAGGCTTTGCCACCCTGGCGCTGCTCGGCCAGGCCGCGCGCCGCCCGGAGGTGCGCGGGAGCTGGCAGAGCTTTGAGGGCATCGCCCTTCTGCCCACCTTCCACCCCGACGATCTGCTGCGTGATACGAGCAAAAAACGCCCCGCCTGGGAGGATCTTCAGAAGGTGATGAAGCGTCTCGGTTAA
- a CDS encoding L-erythro-3,5-diaminohexanoate dehydrogenase has translation MSERRGHDLGLHRVIEPEGALPQAAQRLDAESEAFDNEIVIDVQTLNIDSASFHQIIGELGRDEEKVAERVRSIVAERGKMQNPVTGSGGMLLGTVKAIGKDYKGPVELKVGQRVASLVSLTLTPLKIDRVIKVHLDADQMDIEGTAYLWPSSPIVAMPEDLPERVALSALDVCGAPAQTARLVAGQKRVLVLGAGKSGMLCAATARATLGDAGEVYAVDLHDTNLKLLKEAGIVDDFRTANAKVPTEVLHAVEAMTGGELVDVVINTCNVSGTEMSAILPARDRGVVYFFNMATDFSRAALGSEGVGKDVDLLIGNGYAHGHAELTLKMVREFEVVRSRLEALTGEG, from the coding sequence GTGAGCGAGCGACGTGGTCATGATCTGGGGTTGCATCGAGTCATTGAGCCCGAAGGGGCGCTTCCGCAGGCCGCACAGCGCCTGGATGCCGAGAGCGAGGCGTTTGATAACGAGATTGTCATCGATGTGCAGACGCTCAACATCGACTCGGCCAGCTTCCACCAGATCATCGGTGAGCTGGGCCGCGATGAGGAGAAGGTCGCCGAGCGGGTGCGTTCGATCGTCGCCGAGCGCGGCAAGATGCAAAACCCGGTCACCGGCAGCGGCGGCATGCTGCTGGGCACCGTTAAGGCCATCGGCAAAGACTACAAAGGCCCGGTGGAGCTGAAGGTCGGCCAGCGTGTGGCCTCGCTGGTGAGCCTGACGCTGACCCCGCTGAAGATCGACCGCGTCATCAAGGTGCACCTCGACGCCGACCAGATGGACATCGAGGGCACCGCCTACCTCTGGCCCTCCTCTCCCATTGTGGCGATGCCCGAAGATCTGCCCGAGCGCGTGGCGCTCTCGGCGCTGGACGTCTGCGGCGCCCCCGCCCAGACCGCGCGCCTGGTCGCAGGCCAGAAACGCGTGCTGGTCCTGGGCGCCGGCAAGTCCGGCATGCTCTGCGCGGCCACCGCCCGCGCGACCCTGGGCGATGCTGGCGAGGTCTACGCTGTCGATCTTCACGACACCAACCTCAAACTTCTTAAAGAAGCGGGCATCGTCGACGACTTCCGCACCGCCAACGCAAAAGTCCCCACCGAGGTGCTTCACGCCGTCGAGGCGATGACCGGCGGTGAGCTGGTCGATGTGGTCATCAACACCTGCAACGTGAGCGGTACCGAGATGTCGGCGATTTTGCCGGCGCGCGACCGCGGTGTGGTCTATTTCTTCAACATGGCCACCGACTTCTCCCGCGCCGCGCTCGGCAGCGAGGGCGTGGGCAAAGACGTCGACCTGCTCATCGGCAACGGTTACGCCCACGGCCACGCCGAGCTTACCTTAAAGATGGTGCGCGAGTTTGAGGTGGTCCGAAGCCGCCTGGAGGCGCTGACCGGCGAGGGCTGA
- the clpX gene encoding ATP-dependent Clp protease ATP-binding subunit ClpX, with the protein MKTTDSESKVRCSFCGKEARDVQKLIAGPKVHICDECVSLCREIIEEDRHREPEKKKELKEMRPSQIKNFLDEHIVGQDRAKRALSVAVYNHYKRIRSAELEAAGAEPHEEDEGVELTKGNILLIGPTGSGKTLMAQSLAKKLDVPFTIADATSLTEAGYVGEDVENVVKNLWLAADRDVERASRGIVCIDEIDKISRRGDSPSSTRDVGGEGVQQALLKMVESSRVMITPEGSRNRPQQEFIQVDTGNILFIASGSFQGLTDIIARRIGKSQMGFGADFSKRLESSNDLLRHVRPEDVVKFGMIPEFVGRFPVIVAFDELSEDMLVEILWKPKNSLVKQYQKLFELENVKLRFNQDAMVAIVREAIKRKTGARGLRAIIEEVMLDIMYELPSLENVRECVITEESVLHREKPMLVYEKQSA; encoded by the coding sequence ATGAAGACCACAGATTCTGAAAGCAAGGTGCGCTGCTCCTTCTGCGGCAAAGAGGCCCGCGATGTGCAGAAGCTCATCGCCGGACCCAAGGTGCATATCTGCGATGAGTGCGTCTCCCTCTGCCGCGAGATCATCGAGGAAGACCGTCACCGCGAGCCCGAAAAGAAGAAAGAGCTCAAGGAGATGCGCCCCTCCCAGATCAAGAACTTCCTCGACGAGCACATCGTCGGGCAGGACCGCGCCAAGCGCGCGCTTTCGGTGGCGGTGTACAACCACTACAAGCGCATCCGCAGCGCGGAGCTTGAGGCCGCCGGCGCCGAGCCCCACGAAGAAGATGAGGGCGTGGAGCTGACCAAGGGCAACATCCTGCTCATCGGCCCCACCGGCAGCGGCAAGACCCTGATGGCACAGTCGCTGGCCAAGAAGCTCGACGTGCCCTTCACCATCGCCGACGCCACCAGCCTCACCGAGGCCGGCTACGTGGGCGAAGACGTTGAAAACGTCGTCAAGAACCTCTGGCTCGCCGCCGACCGCGATGTCGAGCGCGCCAGCCGCGGGATCGTCTGCATCGACGAGATCGACAAGATCAGCCGTCGCGGCGACAGCCCCTCCTCCACCCGCGATGTGGGCGGTGAGGGCGTGCAGCAGGCGCTCTTGAAGATGGTGGAATCCTCGCGCGTGATGATCACCCCGGAGGGCTCGCGCAACCGGCCCCAGCAGGAGTTCATTCAGGTCGACACCGGCAACATCCTCTTTATTGCCAGCGGCTCCTTCCAGGGCCTGACCGACATCATCGCCCGACGCATCGGCAAGAGCCAGATGGGCTTCGGCGCCGACTTCTCCAAGCGCCTGGAGAGCAGCAACGACCTGCTGCGCCACGTGCGCCCCGAAGATGTCGTGAAGTTCGGGATGATCCCCGAGTTCGTGGGCCGCTTCCCGGTGATCGTGGCCTTTGATGAGCTCAGCGAAGACATGCTCGTCGAGATCCTCTGGAAGCCCAAGAACAGCCTGGTCAAGCAGTACCAGAAGTTGTTTGAACTCGAGAACGTCAAGCTGCGCTTCAACCAGGACGCGATGGTGGCGATCGTACGCGAGGCCATCAAGCGCAAGACCGGCGCCCGCGGGCTGCGCGCGATCATCGAAGAGGTCATGCTCGACATCATGTACGAGCTGCCCAGCCTGGAGAACGTGCGCGAGTGCGTGATCACCGAAGAGAGCGTGCTGCATCGCGAGAAGCCGATGCTGGTCTACGAAAAGCAGAGCGCTTAA
- a CDS encoding tRNA1(Val) (adenine(37)-N6)-methyltransferase, translating into MARKKRDIRNVEPTFKGWAVPGPLPDVARMMDFEPGEGESLDALSGHFRIFQLKKGHRFSTDDVLTAWYGSSWCPSAGTVLDLGSGVGSVGMTAAWRLRGARFVTVEAQEESVVLARRSAAYNGLEDRYEIRQGDFRDPEVLAEDERFDLVLGSPPYWPLSDGTQGDHPQKVACRFEVRGSVADYAEVAAAHLNPGGVFACVFPVDRPQQKVRPWEAAENADMTIVRWRPVIFREGNPPLIGLFVMMRNVDLPEAVRGQTWEEPPLIIRDSDGEVHPEYRAVKMSFGFSPLG; encoded by the coding sequence ATGGCCCGAAAAAAACGCGATATTCGCAACGTAGAGCCGACCTTTAAAGGGTGGGCGGTGCCCGGGCCGCTGCCCGATGTGGCGCGGATGATGGACTTTGAGCCTGGCGAGGGAGAATCGCTCGACGCGCTCAGCGGCCATTTTCGCATCTTCCAGCTCAAGAAAGGCCACCGCTTCTCCACCGACGATGTGCTCACGGCCTGGTACGGAAGCTCCTGGTGCCCGAGCGCCGGCACGGTGCTGGACCTGGGAAGCGGCGTGGGGTCGGTGGGCATGACCGCGGCCTGGCGCCTGCGCGGCGCGCGCTTTGTGACCGTGGAGGCGCAGGAAGAGAGCGTGGTCCTGGCGCGCCGCTCCGCGGCTTATAACGGCCTCGAAGATCGCTATGAGATTCGCCAGGGCGACTTTCGCGACCCGGAGGTGCTCGCTGAAGATGAGCGCTTCGACCTGGTGCTCGGCAGCCCGCCTTACTGGCCGCTGAGCGATGGCACCCAGGGCGACCACCCTCAAAAGGTGGCGTGCCGCTTTGAAGTGCGCGGCTCGGTGGCCGACTACGCCGAAGTTGCCGCCGCACACCTGAACCCCGGCGGTGTCTTCGCGTGCGTCTTCCCCGTGGACAGGCCGCAGCAGAAGGTGCGCCCCTGGGAGGCGGCGGAAAACGCCGATATGACGATCGTGCGCTGGCGTCCGGTGATCTTCCGCGAGGGTAACCCCCCGCTCATCGGGCTCTTTGTGATGATGCGCAACGTCGATCTTCCCGAGGCCGTGCGCGGCCAGACCTGGGAAGAGCCCCCGCTGATCATTCGCGACTCCGATGGCGAGGTTCACCCCGAATATCGGGCCGTAAAGATGAGCTTCGGCTTCTCGCCGCTGGGCTGA
- a CDS encoding AAA family ATPase: MSTKLSTRLTALLCALAMAVPATSAFAATPDAPTTIACDGEDGDDDKTFAEEDGEDGDDDDSEELACDDDGDDDDSTFAEGDDDGDDDGDDEEFAEGDDDGDDDDGDDEEFACGDHGGDDGDDDDSTFAEGDDDGDDDGDDEEFACGDHGGDDGDDDDSTFAEGDDDGDDDDSEEFAEGDDDGDDDGDDEEIFFAEGDDDGDDDGDSEELACDGDDGDDDKTFAEGDDDGDDDGDDEEIFLAEGDDDGDDDGEELV; this comes from the coding sequence ATGTCTACCAAGCTCTCGACCCGCCTGACCGCCCTCCTCTGCGCCCTCGCCATGGCCGTGCCGGCCACCTCGGCCTTCGCCGCCACCCCCGACGCTCCCACCACCATCGCCTGCGACGGCGAGGACGGTGACGACGACAAGACCTTCGCCGAGGAAGATGGCGAGGACGGCGATGACGACGACTCCGAAGAGCTCGCCTGCGACGACGACGGCGACGACGACGATTCCACCTTCGCCGAAGGCGATGACGACGGCGACGATGACGGCGACGACGAAGAATTCGCTGAAGGCGATGACGACGGCGACGACGATGACGGCGACGACGAAGAATTCGCCTGTGGCGACCACGGTGGGGACGACGGCGACGACGACGATTCCACCTTCGCTGAAGGCGATGACGACGGCGACGATGACGGCGACGACGAAGAATTCGCCTGTGGCGACCACGGTGGGGACGACGGCGACGACGACGATTCCACCTTCGCTGAAGGCGACGACGACGGCGACGATGACGACTCCGAAGAGTTCGCCGAAGGCGACGACGACGGCGACGATGACGGCGACGACGAAGAGATCTTCTTCGCCGAAGGCGACGACGACGGCGACGACGATGGCGACTCCGAAGAGCTCGCCTGTGACGGCGACGACGGCGACGACGACAAGACCTTCGCTGAAGGCGATGACGACGGCGACGATGACGGCGACGACGAAGAGATCTTCCTCGCCGAAGGCGACGATGATGGCGACGACGACGGCGAAGAGCTCGTCTAA